One Coregonus clupeaformis isolate EN_2021a chromosome 33, ASM2061545v1, whole genome shotgun sequence DNA window includes the following coding sequences:
- the LOC121548542 gene encoding cleavage and polyadenylation specificity factor subunit 2: protein MTSIIKLTAVSGVQEESALCYLLQVDEFRFLLDCGWDESFSMDIIDAMKRYVHQVDAVLLSHPDPLHLGALPYAVGKLGLNCPIYATIPVYKMGQMFMYDLYQSRNNTEDFNLFTLDDVDCAFDKIQQLKYSQIVNLKGKGHGLSITPLPAGHMIGGTIWKIVKDGEEEIVYAVDFNHKREIHLNGCTLESVSRPSLLITDSFNATYVQPRRKQRDEQLLTNVMETLRGDGNVLIAVDTAGRVLELAQLLDQIWRTKDAGLGVYSLALLNNVSYNVVEFSKSQVEWMSDKLMRCFEDKRNNPFQFRHLSLCHSLADLARVPSPKVVLCSQPDLESGFSRELFIQWCQDAKNSVILTYRTTPGTLGRYLIDNPGEKMLDLEIRKRVKLEGRELEEYLEKERMKKEAAKKLEEEKEVDLDSSDESDMEDDLELPAVVKTKHHDLMMKGDGVRKGSFFKQAKKSYPMFPTHEERVKWDEYGEIIRPEDFLVPELQATEEEKNKLESGMANGDEPMDQDSSSKVPTKCTSTTENLEIKARVTYIDYEGRSDGDSIKKIINQMKPRQLVIVHGPPEASLDLAESCKAFTKDIKVYTPKLQETVDATSETHIYQVRLKDSLVSSLQFCRAKDTELAWIDGVLDMRVVKVDTGVLPEEGVVKGEEVVEDSELAMDVTPADHATTDHSVVAQQRAMKTLFGEDVREPSEESDVIPTLEPLPAHEIPGHQSVFINEPRLSDFKQVLLREGIQAEFVGGVLVCNNMVAVRRTEAGRIGLEGCLCDDYYKIRELLYQQYAVL, encoded by the exons ATGACGTCTATTATCAAACTGACTGCTGTGTCAGGGGTGCAGGAGGAGTCTGCCCTCTGCTACCTGCTGCAGGTGGATGAGTTCCGCTTCCTCCTGGACTGTGGCTGGGATGAGAGCTTTTCCATGGACATCATTGATGCCATGAAAAG GTATGTCCACCAGGTCGACGCGGTGCTCCTCTCCCATCCCGACCCCCTGCACCTGGGGGCCCTGCCCTACGCTGTGGGCAAGCTGGGCCTCAACTGCCCCATATACGCCACCATCCCCGTCTACAAGATGGGTCAGATGTTCATGTATGACCTGTATCAG TCACGCAACAACACTGAGGACTTCAACCTGTTCACCCTGGATGATGTGGACTGCGCTTTCGACAAAATCCAGCAGTTGAAGTACTCCCAGATTGTCAACCTGAAAG GGAAAGGACATGGTCTGTCCATCACTCCACTTCCTGCTGGTCACATGATTGGAGGGACCATCTGGAAGATTGTgaaggatggggaggaggagattGTTTACGCTGTGGACTTCAACCACAAAAGAGAGat CCACCTGAATGGGTGTACGTTGGAGTCGGTGAGTCGTCCCTCCCTCCTCATCACAGACTCCTTCAATGCTACATACGTGCAGCCGCGTCGCAAGCAAAGGGACGAGCAGCTCCTTA CCAATGTGATGGAGACCCTACGCGGCGACGGCAACGTGCTGATCGCGGTGGATACGGCAGGCCGTGTGCTGGAACTCGCTCAGCTGCTGGACCAGATCTGGAGGACGAAGGACGCTGGGCTGGGGGTCTACTCTCTGGCCCTGCTCAACAACGTCAGCTACAACGTGGTGGAGTTCTCCAAGTCTCAG GTGGAGTGGATGAGTGACAAGCTGATGCGCTGCTTCGAAGACAAGCGCAACAACCCCTTCCAGTTCCGCCACCTGTCCCTCTGCCACAGCCTGGCCGACCTGGCCCGCGTGCCCAGCCCCAAGGTGGTGCTCTGCAGCCAGCCCGACCTGGAGTCTGGCTTCTCCCGCGAGCTCTTCATCCAATGGTGTCAGGACGCCAAGAACTCTGTGATCCTTACCTACCGTACCACACCTGGCACCCTGGGCCGCTACCTCATCGACAACCCCGGGGAGAAGATGCTGGACCTGGAG ATTAGGAAACGGGTGAAGCTGGAAGGCAGGGAGCTGGAAGAATacctggagaaagagagaatgaagaAGGAAGCTGCCAAAAAACTTGAAGAAGAAAAAGA GGTGGACTTGGACTCGAGTGACGAGAGCGACATGGAGGATGACCTGGAGCTGCCAGCGGTAGTGAAGACCAAACACCACGACCTCATGATGAAGGGAGACGGCGTCCGCAAGGGCAGCTTCTTCAAACAGGCCAAGAAGTCCTACCCCATGTTCCCCACCCACGAGGAGAGGGTCAAATGGGACGAGTACGGGGAGATCATCAG ACCGGAGGACTTCCTGGTACCAGAGCTCCAGgccacagaggaggagaagaacaagCTGGAGTCGGGCATGGCCAACGGGGACGAACCCATGGACCAAGACTCCTCATCCAAAGTACCCACCAAGTGTACCTCCACTACAGAGAACCTAGAGATCAA AGCTAGAGTGACGTACATCGACTACGAGGGCCGCTCGGACGGCGACTCCATCAAGAAGATCATTAACCAGATGAAGCCGCGGCAGCTGGTGATCGTGCACGGGCCCCCCGAGGCCAGCCTGGACCTGGCCGAGTCCTGCAAGGCCTTCACCAAGGACATCAAGGTCTACACGCCGAAGCTGCAGGAGACTGTAGACGCCACCAGTGAGACACACATCTACCAG GTGCGATTGAAAGACTCACTGGTGAGCTCGCTGCAGTTCTGCCGCGCCAAGGACACAGAGCTGGCGTGGATCGACGGTGTACTTGACATGCGTGTGGTCAAGGTGGACACAGGCGTGCTGCCCGAGGAGGGCGTAGTGAAAGGCGAGGAGGTTGTGGAAGACAGCGAGCTGGCCATGGACGTGACCCCTGCTGACCACGCCACAACGGACCATAGCGTGGTTGCACAGCAGCGCGCCATGAAGACGTTGTTTGGCGAGGACGTGCGCGAGCCGTCAGAGGAGAGTGATGTCATCCCCACCCTGGAGCCCCTGCCCGCCCACGAg ATCCCAGGCCACCAGTCAGTGTTTATCAACGAGCCGCGCCTGTCCGACTTCAAGCAGGTGCTGCTGAGGGAGGGCATTCAGGCTGAGTTTGTGGGAGGAGTGCTGGTGTGTAACAACATGGTGGCTGTCCGCAGG